A part of Acidisarcina sp. genomic DNA contains:
- a CDS encoding carboxypeptidase-like regulatory domain-containing protein: MTNSKVMSCLLLLFLGMCLLTASQSYGQSTNASLSGTVTDPSNAAIPDAKLSLTNAATGFTSNYVSDGAGQYTFPNLTPGTYNLSVSAKGFESSVQQGLVLSINQSARVDVHLTVGAESQTVTVTGDTSLINYDNPTIEGGISPETLNDMPLTVAGAPRSSISLATMMPGVSTGGSGNAFNSRVNGGIVTGDEALLDGATMTEGYMNQSGMVSLQGDFQMSPDMVSEVKVLSANYDPQYGSTTSGQLIVVSKGGGEQFHGAAFEFLRNDALNATPFGTPYKQKASADKENNYGANLGGPILLPHLHGQNSRMKSYFYFNWEAIKVHGSSNPPTLSIPSLKARNGDFSNFTDAQGKVIPIYNPKTGLPFPNNMIDPALEDPIAKAWMAQLPTPTNNNETNNYLVPHAGQGSLVSTDNVYMFRIDFSLGSSDHFYYTFWRQYSAPNLATNLPKAISDAVPASPENSPIERGNWEHMFSPVMTNHFTIGYLNRNEGYYSLNQGANLPSVSGVANTKYLPTFTFSGFNQLGSTNGPSQITTRPTYAINDVLSRVIGTHTLKAGIEWRNAGGNIHSAGGQGGSFSFSPDTTGISGVNSGNSIASFYLGAVSSANVQFLNVPNRYPRQIGWAFHVGDSWRLNPKLTLSYGVRWDTISPSYEKSDHLSFFDPNGPNDGAIGPNGPLKGRLAFAGKKYGTASYGKRYPEEQHYDWAPRVGVAYSVDSKTVLRAGYGIYFGQAFYPGWGGGMSLDGFNLSDTISEVSNGQGKTNTPAMYLSGGFPTPATTSNISSSFDNGQSPLYRPADGNKRPYSSQWNFTVERELPQNFFVGVSYVGTKGTHLPSQNNPINVLNPFSSNIQAFTSADGLSSKLTDKFGPNDTMVDGVPIPYPGWVQQVSSCGATVAQALLPFPQYCSRLTGLNEGHGNSIYQSLQGRVERHMRNGLYVLGSFTYSRLYTNGSDTVQATNTVGSAGTGVISPFNLKRQRAIAADNVPFNTTIAVVYDLPFGLNKRYLNSGGFTNTFVGGWQVSPIWSYNYGIPFAFGASNCNVVPQFREGCIPGILPGAHVLLHGRNGFNPLKSGGQYINPDAFESIFSQANQNPKFGYTGTGAVVTTIYGPAYQNLDMSLTKNTRITEKVNFQFRANFFNAFNNHYFVNQGGNFGGVGYAFNTSAGATDFGKWNKTVTAPRTIQFAARLEF, encoded by the coding sequence ATGACAAACAGTAAAGTCATGAGCTGTCTGTTGCTGTTATTTCTTGGGATGTGCCTGTTGACGGCAAGCCAGAGTTACGGCCAGAGTACGAATGCCTCGCTAAGCGGTACCGTGACGGATCCATCCAACGCAGCTATCCCGGATGCCAAATTGTCTCTTACCAATGCAGCTACCGGGTTCACCTCGAACTATGTATCCGATGGCGCAGGTCAATACACCTTCCCGAACCTCACTCCCGGAACCTATAACCTCAGCGTTTCGGCAAAGGGATTCGAGTCCAGTGTTCAGCAAGGACTTGTGCTCTCCATCAACCAGTCGGCCCGCGTCGATGTCCATCTTACGGTAGGAGCCGAGTCCCAGACCGTCACGGTCACGGGTGATACTTCGCTTATCAACTACGACAACCCTACCATTGAGGGAGGTATCTCTCCCGAGACCCTGAACGACATGCCGCTGACAGTTGCCGGCGCGCCTCGTTCCTCCATCAGCCTTGCCACTATGATGCCCGGTGTAAGCACCGGTGGAAGCGGCAACGCCTTCAACTCCCGTGTCAACGGCGGCATCGTAACCGGCGACGAAGCGCTGCTAGATGGCGCGACGATGACCGAAGGCTATATGAACCAGAGCGGCATGGTCAGCCTGCAAGGCGACTTCCAGATGTCGCCGGATATGGTCAGCGAAGTCAAAGTGCTCTCGGCGAACTATGATCCGCAGTATGGCTCTACGACCTCTGGCCAACTGATTGTTGTCAGCAAGGGAGGCGGCGAACAATTTCACGGCGCGGCGTTCGAATTTCTCCGTAACGATGCCCTCAATGCCACTCCGTTCGGTACACCTTACAAGCAAAAGGCCAGCGCGGATAAGGAAAACAACTACGGCGCCAACCTTGGCGGCCCCATCCTGCTTCCGCATCTTCATGGTCAGAATTCCAGAATGAAGAGCTACTTCTACTTCAACTGGGAGGCTATCAAGGTTCATGGTTCCTCCAATCCACCGACGCTGTCCATTCCTTCTCTCAAGGCGCGCAACGGCGACTTCAGCAACTTCACCGACGCCCAGGGCAAGGTGATCCCTATCTACAACCCCAAGACAGGATTGCCGTTTCCCAACAACATGATTGATCCCGCGCTCGAGGATCCCATTGCCAAGGCTTGGATGGCGCAATTACCAACGCCCACCAACAACAACGAGACCAACAACTATCTCGTTCCCCACGCCGGCCAGGGTTCGCTTGTCAGTACGGACAATGTGTACATGTTCCGCATTGACTTCAGCCTCGGCAGCAGCGATCACTTCTACTACACCTTCTGGCGGCAGTACTCTGCACCGAATCTGGCGACTAATCTGCCCAAGGCCATCTCGGATGCGGTTCCCGCCAGTCCGGAAAACTCGCCTATTGAGCGCGGAAACTGGGAGCACATGTTCTCCCCGGTCATGACGAACCATTTCACGATCGGCTATCTCAACCGCAACGAAGGTTACTATTCGCTGAATCAGGGCGCGAATCTGCCCTCGGTCAGCGGTGTCGCAAATACGAAGTATCTGCCGACATTCACCTTCAGCGGATTTAACCAGCTTGGAAGCACGAACGGGCCTAGCCAGATCACCACGCGTCCAACCTATGCCATCAATGATGTCCTCTCGCGCGTCATCGGCACGCACACGCTCAAGGCGGGTATCGAGTGGCGCAATGCGGGTGGCAATATCCATAGTGCAGGCGGTCAGGGCGGAAGCTTCTCGTTCAGTCCGGATACAACCGGCATCTCCGGCGTCAATTCAGGGAATTCTATTGCCAGTTTCTACCTCGGCGCCGTTAGCAGTGCAAACGTCCAGTTCCTCAATGTCCCCAATCGCTATCCGCGTCAGATTGGTTGGGCCTTCCATGTCGGCGATAGCTGGCGCCTCAACCCCAAGCTCACTCTAAGTTATGGAGTGCGCTGGGATACCATCAGTCCCTCCTACGAAAAGAGCGATCACCTCTCCTTCTTCGATCCCAATGGTCCGAACGATGGCGCGATTGGACCAAATGGCCCGCTGAAGGGAAGACTTGCCTTTGCCGGGAAGAAGTATGGCACTGCCAGCTATGGCAAACGCTACCCGGAAGAGCAACACTACGACTGGGCGCCTCGTGTCGGTGTCGCCTACTCGGTGGACAGCAAGACGGTGCTTCGCGCGGGCTATGGCATCTACTTCGGCCAGGCGTTCTACCCCGGATGGGGCGGTGGCATGAGCCTCGATGGCTTTAATCTCAGTGACACCATCAGCGAGGTAAGCAATGGTCAGGGCAAAACGAATACCCCTGCCATGTATCTCTCTGGAGGCTTCCCAACTCCGGCGACTACATCGAATATTTCCAGCAGCTTCGATAACGGCCAATCGCCGCTCTATCGTCCCGCTGACGGAAATAAGCGCCCGTACTCGTCGCAGTGGAACTTCACGGTTGAGCGGGAACTGCCGCAGAATTTCTTTGTCGGCGTCTCGTATGTGGGGACGAAGGGCACTCACCTGCCATCGCAAAACAACCCGATCAACGTGTTGAATCCCTTTAGCTCGAACATCCAGGCATTTACTTCGGCGGACGGACTTTCCTCGAAATTGACGGATAAGTTCGGCCCGAACGACACCATGGTGGATGGCGTGCCGATCCCATATCCCGGTTGGGTTCAGCAGGTCAGCAGTTGCGGAGCCACCGTAGCCCAGGCGTTATTGCCCTTCCCGCAGTATTGCTCCAGGCTCACAGGGCTGAATGAGGGGCACGGCAACTCCATCTACCAGTCCCTGCAGGGACGAGTAGAACGGCACATGCGGAATGGTCTGTATGTGCTGGGCTCCTTCACCTACTCGCGCCTTTACACCAATGGATCGGACACCGTGCAGGCTACAAATACAGTCGGCTCGGCTGGTACGGGCGTCATCTCACCCTTCAACCTCAAACGCCAGCGTGCCATCGCTGCAGATAATGTGCCGTTCAATACCACCATCGCGGTGGTCTACGATCTTCCCTTTGGGCTCAACAAGAGGTATCTCAACAGTGGGGGATTTACCAACACCTTCGTTGGCGGATGGCAGGTCAGCCCGATCTGGAGCTACAACTACGGCATTCCCTTCGCCTTCGGCGCATCCAACTGCAACGTAGTTCCGCAATTCCGCGAGGGTTGCATTCCCGGAATTCTTCCAGGAGCGCATGTCCTTCTGCATGGCCGCAATGGCTTTAATCCGCTTAAGAGTGGCGGCCAATACATCAACCCCGATGCTTTCGAGTCGATCTTCAGCCAAGCCAATCAGAATCCCAAGTTCGGCTATACGGGTACCGGCGCAGTCGTTACCACGATCTATGGTCCCGCTTACCAGAACCTGGATATGTCGCTCACGAAAAACACGCGGATTACCGAGAAGGTGAACTTCCAGTTCCGCGCCAACTTCTTTAACGCCTTCAACAATCACTACTTCGTCAACCAGGGCGGCAACTTCGGCGGCGTCGGGTATGCATTCAATACCAGCGCTGGAGCCACCGACTTCGGTAAGTGGAATAAGACCGTAACCGCACCGCGAACTATTCAATTTGCCGCACGCCTGGAGTTCTAG
- a CDS encoding SDR family NAD(P)-dependent oxidoreductase — translation MNGRFSGRVVLVAGGTGGLGHSVSLALLKEEATVVVTYRHPEELVDLQTSAGALTSSLVAHQVDVTDEAAAAKLIESILAAQGRFDAMVNTVGAYAGGVPLWELNTRVFDQMLSLNLRAGYSLSRAAIPPMLRQKRGAIVNVVAKAALDHAAGASAYAASKAAALAMMDCLAADVKGTGVRVNSILPSIIDTKANRIAIPKADYSTWPKPEEIARVILFLLSDDAKVVHGAAIPVYGDS, via the coding sequence ATGAACGGTAGATTTTCTGGAAGGGTGGTCCTGGTAGCCGGTGGTACCGGCGGATTGGGACATTCCGTGAGCCTTGCTCTCCTTAAGGAGGAGGCGACCGTCGTCGTCACGTACCGACACCCGGAGGAACTCGTAGATCTGCAGACCTCGGCTGGTGCGCTCACCTCCTCGCTTGTGGCTCACCAGGTCGATGTTACGGACGAGGCTGCCGCAGCCAAGCTTATCGAGAGCATCCTCGCCGCTCAAGGGCGCTTCGATGCCATGGTTAATACCGTTGGCGCCTACGCTGGCGGGGTCCCGTTGTGGGAGCTCAACACACGCGTCTTCGACCAGATGCTGTCGCTCAACCTGCGCGCGGGCTATTCCTTGTCACGAGCCGCGATTCCGCCCATGCTGCGGCAAAAGCGCGGAGCCATCGTCAATGTTGTTGCCAAGGCCGCGCTGGACCACGCCGCCGGTGCCTCCGCCTACGCTGCGTCCAAGGCTGCTGCCCTGGCCATGATGGATTGCCTGGCCGCCGACGTGAAGGGAACCGGCGTCCGCGTCAATTCGATTCTGCCCAGCATCATCGACACGAAAGCTAACCGCATCGCGATACCCAAGGCCGATTACTCAACCTGGCCGAAGCCGGAGGAGATCGCTCGCGTGATCCTCTTCCTGCTGAGCGACGATGCCAAGGTGGTTCACGGCGCGGCGATTCCGGTCTATGGGGACAGCTAA
- a CDS encoding tetratricopeptide repeat protein — MLLLVLRASGNAHSQAAAGSYSPESYAAGNTPEAASSPIATLGLPAAEAAELRQAIEAHDYTAAERLLLKEINPDPHSLRAGRLLAFAGRVYFLNNDYLNAAIAWKKAEAIAPLDPSARFSLAMAYIKMGHADWARPVLETLAAEQPKQALYPYWLGRLDYDAQHYETAIVHFQQALAIDPGMARAYDNLGLCYFYQNHNTLAIESYTKAIQLEEKTAHPSAWSHLNLAIALQFLNRLDEAEAQLRKALQIDPRLAQAHYQMGTLQEAQDHMDSAVASLKEASRLDAAYAEPHYALARIYRRQGQKTLAQSEVDTYLRLRGAAHPAADPQVH; from the coding sequence TTGCTGCTACTCGTCTTGCGCGCCAGCGGAAACGCGCATAGCCAGGCCGCTGCTGGCAGCTACTCTCCTGAAAGCTACGCAGCGGGCAACACTCCTGAAGCAGCGTCGTCTCCCATTGCAACGCTGGGGCTGCCCGCAGCCGAGGCTGCAGAGTTACGCCAGGCGATCGAAGCCCACGATTACACGGCGGCGGAACGACTCCTGCTGAAGGAGATCAACCCTGATCCGCACTCGCTGCGCGCAGGACGCCTGCTCGCGTTCGCGGGACGTGTCTATTTTTTGAACAACGACTACCTGAACGCCGCGATCGCGTGGAAGAAGGCGGAGGCAATCGCTCCTCTCGATCCTTCGGCACGCTTCTCACTCGCAATGGCTTACATCAAAATGGGTCATGCAGATTGGGCGCGCCCCGTGCTGGAAACGCTGGCTGCGGAGCAACCGAAGCAGGCACTCTATCCCTATTGGCTGGGCCGCCTGGATTACGACGCACAACATTACGAAACAGCCATTGTTCACTTTCAGCAAGCGTTAGCCATCGATCCCGGGATGGCGCGTGCTTACGACAATCTAGGACTCTGCTACTTCTATCAGAACCACAACACTCTGGCGATCGAGAGCTACACCAAAGCGATCCAGCTAGAAGAGAAGACGGCACACCCTTCGGCATGGTCGCACCTGAACCTGGCAATCGCGCTGCAATTTTTGAACCGCCTGGACGAAGCGGAAGCGCAATTGCGAAAGGCTTTGCAGATCGATCCCCGGCTGGCGCAGGCGCATTATCAGATGGGGACTCTGCAGGAAGCGCAGGATCATATGGACAGCGCGGTGGCCTCGCTCAAGGAGGCTTCGCGACTGGATGCGGCCTATGCCGAGCCTCACTATGCGCTGGCTCGCATCTACCGCAGGCAAGGACAGAAGACCCTGGCGCAGTCGGAAGTTGATACCTACCTGCGCCTTCGCGGAGCGGCCCATCCGGCGGCTGATCCGCAGGTGCATTGA
- a CDS encoding CRTAC1 family protein, which translates to MTGVTRRQLLRALAASTPAFAFRRAFPFPFAVPSAATPAADAASSHSLFEAMPAATTGITWTHSNGRSPGYYLPETTGGGCAFLDYDNDGWMDIYVVNSGACDFFTPKTPLRNALYRNNHDGTFTDVTEKAGVAGGGYGMGVAVGDYNNDGFPDLFVTGYNRCILYRNNGDGTFTDVTEKAGIVTPGWGSSAVWFDYDNDGRLDLFVCRFVQFSKEANKFCGNERTGDRYYCIPSVYPPARSWLFHNNGDGTFTDVSEKSGIASSLGKAWGVVATDVNNDGWMDLFVANDTVPNFLFVNHQGKFKEQGLEAGIAYSADGRTRSGMGVDSADLDQDGWQDLALTNVDQEMYSIYHNDHEGGFEDLSPAMGVASATRTMSGWGIRFFDYDNDGNLDLFVANGHPDDQIEAHSASVTYREPLLLFHNNGKKLVNVSAVAGPIFHVPFSARGLALGDFDNDGAVDVLIAINNGVPLLLRNQAAQGNHWLGLKLVGKKCNRDAVGASVTWKAGTLQRSRLKTGGGSYLASHDPRMVLGLGTNTKIDELAIRWPQPSGRVETFTNLPIDRYISIVEGEGIRP; encoded by the coding sequence ATGACAGGTGTGACCAGACGACAATTGCTCAGGGCGCTTGCCGCCAGCACTCCTGCCTTTGCATTCCGTCGGGCCTTTCCCTTCCCTTTCGCTGTCCCCTCCGCAGCCACTCCGGCTGCAGATGCGGCTTCCTCGCACTCGCTTTTTGAAGCGATGCCTGCCGCCACCACGGGCATTACCTGGACGCACTCCAATGGCCGCTCGCCGGGCTACTACCTGCCGGAGACAACCGGAGGCGGGTGCGCTTTTCTGGACTACGACAACGATGGATGGATGGACATCTACGTAGTCAACAGCGGGGCATGCGACTTTTTTACTCCAAAGACGCCGCTGCGCAATGCGCTCTATCGTAACAATCACGATGGCACATTCACCGACGTCACGGAGAAGGCGGGCGTGGCAGGTGGCGGCTATGGGATGGGCGTGGCGGTCGGCGACTACAACAATGATGGATTCCCTGACCTGTTCGTGACCGGATACAACCGCTGCATTTTATATCGTAACAATGGCGATGGCACATTCACTGACGTCACGGAGAAGGCGGGAATTGTGACGCCGGGATGGGGCTCGAGCGCCGTCTGGTTTGATTACGACAACGATGGCCGCCTGGACCTGTTCGTCTGCCGGTTTGTGCAGTTCAGCAAGGAGGCCAATAAATTTTGCGGGAACGAGAGAACGGGGGATCGCTACTACTGCATTCCGAGCGTGTATCCTCCGGCGCGCAGCTGGCTGTTCCACAACAACGGCGATGGCACGTTCACCGATGTTTCCGAGAAGTCGGGAATCGCATCCTCGCTCGGCAAAGCCTGGGGAGTTGTAGCGACCGACGTCAACAACGACGGCTGGATGGACCTGTTTGTTGCGAATGACACCGTCCCGAACTTTCTCTTTGTGAATCACCAGGGCAAGTTCAAAGAGCAGGGCCTGGAGGCAGGAATTGCGTACAGCGCCGATGGGCGCACGCGTTCAGGGATGGGCGTCGATTCCGCCGATCTTGACCAGGACGGCTGGCAGGATCTCGCATTAACCAACGTGGACCAGGAGATGTACTCGATCTATCACAACGATCACGAAGGCGGCTTTGAAGATCTGTCGCCCGCGATGGGCGTGGCGAGCGCAACACGCACGATGAGCGGCTGGGGAATCCGCTTTTTCGACTACGACAATGACGGGAATCTCGATCTCTTCGTCGCGAACGGGCATCCCGACGATCAGATCGAGGCTCACTCCGCGAGCGTGACGTATCGCGAACCTCTGCTACTCTTCCACAATAACGGCAAAAAGCTGGTAAACGTGAGCGCGGTGGCTGGGCCGATCTTTCACGTACCCTTCTCCGCGCGAGGGCTGGCGCTTGGAGACTTTGACAATGATGGCGCAGTGGATGTCCTGATTGCCATCAACAACGGAGTTCCTCTGTTGCTGCGCAACCAGGCGGCGCAGGGCAACCACTGGCTGGGGCTGAAGCTGGTAGGTAAGAAGTGCAATCGCGATGCGGTAGGAGCTTCGGTGACGTGGAAGGCAGGCACTCTGCAGCGTTCGCGGCTGAAGACCGGCGGAGGCAGCTACCTCGCAAGTCACGATCCGCGTATGGTCCTCGGTCTGGGGACAAATACCAAAATCGATGAACTGGCAATTCGCTGGCCGCAGCCAAGCGGACGAGTGGAAACTTTCACGAATCTCCCGATCGACCGCTACATCAGCATCGTGGAAGGTGAAGGCATCCGCCCTTGA
- a CDS encoding pirin family protein translates to MPIRHVKRLSKAKPTLEGAGVHLRRAFGFGSTAEFDPFLLLDDFRNEVPEDYLAGFPWHPHRGIETITYVLAGTVEHGDSMGNSGVIGAGDIQWMTAGSGIIHQEMPKGDPSGSMHGFQLWANLPASQKMTAPRYQDVKSADIPEITDDDGTHVRVVCGNFWGKVGPVEGIATNPTYIDVSVAPGRRKTLPVEVTSQAFAYVFGGSGKFCNASGPLAVPSEGIQWSDTAPPAHADNRSLVLFDSGDEVTVQAEDEGIRFLLVSGKPLQEPVAWYGPIVMNTQQELREAFLELEQGKFLKHS, encoded by the coding sequence ATGCCTATTCGCCATGTAAAGCGCCTTAGCAAAGCCAAGCCCACTCTTGAGGGCGCTGGCGTGCACCTGCGTCGCGCATTCGGCTTCGGAAGCACTGCCGAGTTCGATCCATTCCTCCTGCTGGATGATTTCCGCAACGAGGTTCCAGAGGATTATCTGGCGGGCTTCCCCTGGCATCCACACCGCGGCATTGAGACCATCACCTACGTGCTGGCCGGCACCGTGGAGCATGGCGACAGCATGGGAAACAGCGGCGTTATCGGTGCTGGAGATATCCAGTGGATGACCGCCGGCAGCGGCATCATTCATCAGGAGATGCCGAAGGGGGATCCGTCGGGAAGCATGCATGGGTTCCAACTCTGGGCCAATCTTCCGGCATCGCAAAAGATGACCGCACCCCGGTATCAGGATGTGAAATCCGCCGATATTCCCGAGATCACCGACGATGACGGCACCCATGTCCGCGTCGTGTGCGGAAACTTCTGGGGCAAGGTTGGCCCCGTCGAAGGAATTGCGACCAACCCAACCTACATCGATGTCTCCGTAGCGCCTGGGCGCAGAAAGACGCTGCCCGTGGAGGTAACCAGCCAGGCCTTCGCCTATGTCTTCGGAGGCTCGGGCAAGTTCTGCAATGCGTCCGGTCCCCTCGCCGTTCCTAGCGAGGGCATCCAGTGGTCCGACACTGCGCCGCCCGCCCACGCCGACAACCGCTCCCTGGTTCTCTTTGATAGCGGCGACGAGGTGACGGTACAGGCAGAAGATGAAGGCATCCGCTTTCTACTGGTATCGGGCAAGCCGCTGCAGGAGCCCGTCGCCTGGTATGGGCCCATCGTCATGAATACGCAGCAGGAGCTTCGCGAGGCCTTTCTCGAACTCGAGCAGGGCAAGTTCCTCAAACATTCCTGA
- a CDS encoding tetratricopeptide repeat protein — protein sequence MDRSIEEIVFRARAVAIREGSLRLRGMVAVLAMLLPAILTTPVAAQRNSPAYQSSLLNIQKHIESGDLDGARILLSQASRQYPADGGIENLLGVVEIQQGHSDAAERAFAQAIRHSPRLTSAYLNLGRAYMLKATNNKEEQAKALRIYERALSIAPTNAEANYQAAVLLMLAENYPASLDHVEKLSQQAQSVPGALALLCGDHAALGHREESERAASALASHPDFTEADVLQILPVLQAAHRSELAVQLFTAAASRAPLSLQGQRSLGLAQESAGNLGEARDTLERVFAADPASAAVLVDLARIAHSQKDDKGALGYLAHARDIAPGDPRLPYYFGLTCLDLGLLAESRKAFGEAVQLAPENPDYNYAMGTVSAFAQDATLALPYLKKYHALRPQNPSGILALGTTYFRAKDFDTAIPWLKQATAFPKTAATAHYYLGRIARQQGRLEDALTELSQSVDLKPDQPEMLAELGQLYVQTHKYPEAEKQLTRALAISPDNYTANFSLLQLYARTGDSRREQQAKRFDEIKSKNETQYQEMMRILEVRPQEGSAR from the coding sequence GTGGACAGGAGTATCGAAGAGATAGTGTTCCGCGCTCGCGCAGTTGCGATACGAGAAGGTTCCCTCCGCCTCCGTGGCATGGTTGCGGTCCTGGCGATGCTGCTCCCAGCGATCCTTACGACGCCTGTCGCGGCGCAGCGCAACAGCCCTGCCTACCAAAGCAGCCTGCTGAATATTCAGAAGCATATCGAGAGCGGAGATCTCGATGGGGCACGGATCCTGCTCTCACAGGCCAGTAGACAGTATCCCGCGGATGGTGGTATCGAAAACCTCCTCGGCGTGGTTGAGATTCAGCAAGGCCACTCGGATGCCGCCGAGCGGGCCTTCGCCCAGGCCATTCGTCATAGTCCCCGGCTTACCAGCGCCTACCTCAACCTCGGCCGCGCTTACATGCTCAAAGCCACAAATAACAAAGAGGAGCAGGCCAAGGCCTTGCGCATCTATGAGCGCGCCCTCTCCATTGCACCCACAAACGCAGAAGCCAACTACCAGGCCGCAGTATTGCTGATGCTTGCTGAAAACTATCCAGCCTCCCTCGACCACGTGGAAAAGCTGAGCCAACAGGCGCAGAGTGTTCCCGGCGCCTTAGCGTTACTCTGCGGGGACCACGCCGCTCTCGGGCACAGGGAAGAATCGGAGCGTGCTGCAAGTGCGCTGGCCTCGCATCCTGACTTCACTGAGGCTGACGTCCTCCAGATCTTGCCCGTGTTGCAAGCCGCGCATCGCTCTGAGCTTGCCGTGCAACTTTTTACTGCGGCTGCATCCCGGGCGCCGCTTTCCCTCCAGGGGCAGCGATCGCTCGGCCTGGCGCAGGAATCTGCCGGAAATCTTGGAGAGGCGCGCGATACGCTCGAGCGCGTGTTTGCCGCCGATCCTGCATCCGCTGCCGTGCTGGTCGATCTCGCCCGCATCGCCCACTCGCAGAAGGACGATAAGGGGGCGCTGGGATATCTCGCGCATGCACGCGACATCGCTCCAGGCGACCCCCGCCTGCCGTACTACTTTGGACTGACCTGCCTCGATCTCGGTCTGCTTGCCGAGTCGCGCAAGGCGTTTGGAGAAGCCGTTCAGCTTGCTCCGGAAAACCCTGATTACAACTACGCGATGGGCACCGTCTCGGCCTTCGCGCAGGATGCCACGCTGGCTCTTCCGTACCTGAAGAAATATCATGCGCTGCGCCCGCAGAATCCCTCGGGAATCCTCGCGCTCGGCACCACCTATTTTCGCGCCAAGGATTTTGATACTGCGATCCCCTGGCTCAAGCAGGCAACCGCATTCCCCAAAACCGCGGCCACCGCGCACTACTACCTGGGACGCATCGCGCGGCAGCAGGGGCGCCTTGAGGATGCACTCACCGAACTCAGCCAGTCCGTAGATCTCAAGCCGGATCAGCCTGAGATGCTGGCAGAGCTGGGGCAGCTCTACGTCCAGACCCACAAGTATCCTGAGGCAGAAAAGCAACTTACCCGTGCGCTTGCGATTAGTCCCGATAACTACACCGCGAACTTCAGTCTGCTGCAGCTCTATGCACGCACCGGAGACAGCCGCCGCGAGCAGCAGGCCAAACGCTTCGATGAGATCAAGAGCAAGAACGAGACGCAGTATCAGGAGATGATGCGCATCCTTGAAGTACGCCCCCAGGAGGGCTCCGCGCGCTAG